From the Candidatus Neomarinimicrobiota bacterium genome, the window CATTGAAAGCCCCGAATACAAAAGACGGTCTCATACAAGATAAACTGAAGGCATTAGGCGATCTACCGCGTCATATTGCGATTATTATGGATGGAAACGGCAGATGGGCTAAATCGCGCGGACTTCCCCGATTTGCAGGACACAGGGAGGGAATAAAGTCGGTCAAAGAAATAGTTGAGGCTTGCGGTCAATTGGGAGTGGAAAATCTTACACTTTTCACATTTTCTGAAGAAAACTGGCAGCGTCCAAGAAGAGAAGTTTCCGCATTAATGAAACTTCTTCTGCGTACAATACGTCGAGAATTAACAGACTTGATGGAGAACGACGTAGTAATTTCAACGATCGGTAAATTAGATGACCTGCCTTCTGACGCTGCAAAAGAAATGAGAAGAGCCACTGAATCGACTAAGAACAATAATGGATTGAAGTTACATCTCGCATTATCATATGGCTCTCGAAGCGAGATAGTTAATGCGGTCAGAAATATAACGGAAGCTGTCCAAAAGGGAACTATCAAGATTGGTGATATAAATGAAAAAATGTTTGCCGACTTCCTGTATACTAAAGATATACCTGATCCGGACTTGCTTATCAGGACAAGCGGTGAAGCGCGGATCAGTAATTTCCTGTTGTGGCAGCTCGCATATACGGAGTTATACATAACAGATACTCATTGGCCTGATTTCAGGAGGACGCAGCTGTATGATGCGATAACTGATTATTTCGGTCGCGAGAGAAGATTTGGATTGGTAAGCGAGCAACTACAAGAATTAAAAGAGGTATGAAAGAGTTTATGAAATCGAATGCGGGAACGAGTAGTACAGATTGTGGAAATAGAAATATATTATCAGGATTGAAGCTATTTGCGCTTCTCTTAATTCTTCTATATGCTGTTTCTCCGATTCAAGCTCAGGAAAAAGTTAAGATATTCAATGTTGATGTGATGGGTAATAAAGGTGCTTCTGCGAATGTCATCATCAGAAATTCAGGGCTTGTTGCAGGAAAATCAATATCGGGTGATGATATCAAAGATGCTATTACTCGTTTATGGGCAATGAAAATATTTGCCGATGTCCAAATTTCAATTGAAAAGCAGGTGAGTGAAGGACTATTCCTTCTGATAAAGGTAGAAGAGTATCCCAAAATTGATAAATACGAGCTCAAGGGGAATAAAAAACTTAATGATGATAAATTGGAGGATGCGGTAACTTTCTTCAGGGGTCAGCGAATTACTCCTCATATGGAGATAAGAACAATTCGTGCATTAAAAGAGATATATCATAAGAAGGGTTATTTACTCGTTGAAATAAGCACCGAGCGCATTCCGGCTGAAAAAGAAGATTATATAATTGTCAGGTTTAATATAAATGAAGGTTCGAAGGTTAAAATCCGTGGAATAAAGTTCAAGGGCGCAGAAAATTTCTCGGAAAGCAAACTGAAAAAACAGCTGAAAAAAACTAGGGAAAAAGGGACTCTACGCTTCTGGAGATCCGGGAATTTCGATAAGGAAGAATATGAAGCAGACAAAAAAAATCTAATTCAATTCTATAAGAATAATGGCTTTAGAGATGCTGAAATATTGAAGGATTCTTTATATTACGATGAAAAAAGAGAAAAGCTTTACTTGGATATAACGATACGAGAAGGTAAACGATATACGCTTGGAAAATTAACTTTTAAAAATAACAAATTATTCACAGAGGATGAATTGTCAATAGCATTGGGATTGAAAGAAGGAGATGATTACAGCGCTGAGAATATAGATTTTGCAGTATTTGACAGACTAACCGGCATTTATATGGATAAGGGAAATCTATATGTAAATATTGATCCGAAACAAAGTCCGGTAGGAGACGATGTTGTAGATATAGAATTTGTTATAGATGAAAATCAGAAAGTTTTCGTTAGAAATATCAATATTTATGGAAATACCAAGACTAAGGAAAAAGTCATTCGGCGAGAAATGAAGATATTCCCCGGCGATGTATTCAGCAGATCGAAATTAATGCGGAGTCAAAGGGAAATATTCATCTTAAACTATTTCTCGAATGTTATTCCTAACATTAGGCCTGTTGATGAAGACCAGATTGATATTGAGCTGTCGGTAGAGGAGAAACAGACCGATAGAGCAAATGCCTCAGCCGGATTCTCACAAAGGGACGGAGCTATCGGCTCAATAGGCGTGGATTTCAATAATTTCATCGGCAATGGACAGGTTCTTTCATTCAGTTGGCAATTTGGCAGCGTGTTCAGATCATTTTCCATTGGATTTACCGAACCTTGGCTGTTCGACACACCTACATTGGCTGGTTTTCGAGTATTTTCCACAAGAAGAAGAGGAGTGTTTTTCCCGCTTGACCAATCAGAAATCGGAGGGTCTGTGAATTTAGGGAGAAGATTCAGATGGCCGGATGATTATTTTCGTGGCAACGCATCATTCCGATTTGCCAAGAGAAAATTTGACAACATCACTGACAGGGGAATATTGGATCAATTAGTGCCACCCTCAAGAAGCGCTGGAATAAGCGATGACGAAATTGGAAATGTGGTAATTGAAACTCAGCAGAGAAGATTGACATTTGTATTAACAAGAGATAGCAGAGACAGACCCGAATTTCCGACGCAGGGATCCGTGTTCACCCTCGTTTCGCAAATTTCAGGTGGTCCCATCGGGGGAGACGAAGATTTTTTCAAATCTATCTTCAGTGTGGATTGGTACACCCCATTATTCTGGAAATTTGTATTATTGAACAGATATAAATACGGCGCGATTAGGACGTTCAGTTCGGATGCGTTCATCCCATTTGATGAATTCTTCTTTATGGGTGGCAGTGGCTTGACAATTGGAGAGCCATTGCGAGGTTATGATGACCGGACAGTAGGTCCTCCGAGTCCTACTTCAAGCGTATTCGCTCTTGGCGGTAAAGTATTATCAAAGTTTTCTATTGAATTAAGATTTCCAATTGCCCCGAACCCTGTCATATTCGGGCTGTTGTTTTACGAGGGAGGCAATACCTGGATTGACATAAAATCAGCGAATATATTCGATTTACGGAAATCGGCGGGCTTTGGGATGAGAATGTTTATGCCGCTTGTCGGTCTTATCGGATTTGATTTAGGATTCGGTTTTGATGATCTTTCTGTTCCGGGCGTAAGAGAAGGCTGGAAGGTACATTTCCAATTTGGAAGACAATTTTAAAAGTATTTATAATTAGGGAGATAAGATATTGAACAAGATGAAGATTATTCCGGTGTTGCTGATAATGATGAGCGTGGAAGCATATTCCCAACAGGTGAAAATCGGCTATGTTGACAAAGTAAAAGTGCTCACAGAATTAGATAGCTGGAAAGATGCGGACAAGCGTCTGATGAAAATGAAAGAAGATGCGGAATATGAACTGATTGGTATGACAACTGAAGCCGATAGCCTTAATAAAGTATTACAGAATCAAATGATGCTTACCGACGCAATGAGAACTCAAATTCAGAGTCGAATAGTAAAACTGTCGCAAGATTATCAAAGAGTAGGTGTCACCCGCCAGCAGGAGCTGATTCAGACTGAAAATTCATTAAAATCGCCAATCTTAAAAGCATTCGATGAAATAGTAAGAGACCTCGGTATAAAAGAAGATTTTACATTTATCTATGATAATACCATAAACAGTATAATGTTTGCATCCGGAGGAAGAGATTTAACCGAGCAGGTGTTGTTTGAACTTCGAAAGAATTATAAATAATAAATGCCGATGAAAAAATATAATAAAGTTCTTTTAGTATTCGTAACTATTTTCTTCTTCTCCGACCTGACCTACGCTCAAGGAAAAATAGGTTATATTGACAGTGAGCTGATATTCGAGCGTTTTGAAGAATTTAAATTTGCGCGCCAGAAATTTGAGCAGGATGCGGCAAATGCGGAAAAAGATCTTCAGAAATTGTGGGCGCAGCTAGACAGTCTGCAAATCGAAAGAGAAAAAGGGAGATTTACATGGAGCAGGTCCCGATTAGCCGATAAGGACAGCGAGATAGCGGCAAAGCAAAATATTATTCGAATGTCTACTGAAAATATATTTGGTCCGGGTGGAACAATATATAAATCCCAGCGCCAAATATCACAAAAAGCGATGGATGATATAATCATCGCATTATCTGAAATTGCGGCTGAAGAGGGGTATGATATGGTACTGGACGCGGCTCGGGGCAGCATACCTTTTAAGAAATCTGAAGACAACCTTACCGATAAAGTGGTTGAAAGGTTGAGAACCGGAATTGGCAAGACAGGTGGGAATTAGTAAATATGTCTATAAACCTTTCGGAGCTGAGCGATCTTCTCCAAGGGACTCTTATCGGGAAAGGGTCGATAAGCATTGATGGGATTGCCGAGATAAAATCTGCTGTTTCGGGACAGATAACATTTATAGCGGGTAAGAAATATGAAGCACAGCTTGCTGAATCTAAAGCATCTGCGGTTATTATTTCTTATGAAATGGATTCTCCTTCAATCCCGGCAATTCTTGTATCTGACATCCAGTTGGCTAAGGCGAAAACATTACAATATTTTAATCCCTCTGAAGATGTGGAGGCTCATATTGACACAAAAGCCATAATTGATGAAGATGCCGTTATAGGAGACGGATGCTATGTGGGCGCGGGATCTGTAATAAAGAGCGGAGCCGTTTTGGGGAATAAATGCAACATTATGGAAAATGTGTTCATAGACTCGGGCGTCAGACTTGGAGATGAGTGTGTAATAAATCCGGGTGTTGTATTATCATATAAAGTTACAATCGGTAACAGGGTTAATATTGGAAGCGGAACGGTAATCGGTGGAGAGGGATTTGGATATCTTCCGGACGGAAACATTATTATGAAAGTTCCGCAAGTAGGGAATGTTGTCGTTGAAGATGATGTCTCCATTGGAGCGAACTGTTGTGTTGATAGAGGAACTATGGGTACGACGCTGATTCGGAAGGGAGCCAAACTCGATAATCTGATCCAAATCGGCCACAACGTGGAAATCGGGGAAAATACTATTATGGCAGCTTTCGCAGGAATCTCAGGAAGCACTGTAGTCGGCAGCGGAGTACTGATGGGTGGGCAGGTAGGGATAATAGGACATGTTAAAATTGGAGACGGAGTTAAAATAGCGGCGAAATCAGGCATAATGAAATCATTTCCTAAAGGAGTAACTATTTCAGGAATACCCGCTCGTCCTCATAAGGAAAATTTGAGTAAAGACGCAAATATTGGCAGAGTTCCGAAGTTGTCAAAACGAATAAAAGAGTTGGAACAGGAAGTTGACAATTTAAAAAATAGGCTTAACAAGAATGAGTGATTATCAAAGAACTATCTCAAATCCGGTACATTTTTCCGGAATAGGTTTGCACACGGGATTAAAAAGCAGAGTTACGTTTAGACCGGCTCCGGTTAATCATGGAATTAGATTTGTACGGACGGATATGGAAAATAGCCCGGAAGTTATTCCCCATATTAAAAACGTTGTAGACCTCCAGCGCGGGACAAGCATTGAGCAGAAGGGAGTCCGCATCCATACGGTGGAACATGTCTTGAGTGCATTAGCGGGGCTGCAAATTGATAATGTCTATGTTGAGCTGACAAATAAAGAACCTCCGGTTGGAGACGGTAGCGCTAAACCATTCGTTGATGTGTTGCTGAAAGCCGGTATTGTAGAACAATCAGCGCTACGGGAATATCTTTACATAGATGAGCCTATAACTGTAGTCCAGCCAAACCGCGATGCCGAGATAGTGGTATTACCATCAGACGAATTCAGAGTAACATTTCTTGTCGATTACGAAAATTCCGCAATTGGAAAGAAATATACTTCTATGTACTCGCTCGAAAAAGAATATGTGAAAGAGTTCGCCCCGGCGAGAACATTTTGCTTTCTTCATGAAGTGGAGGAATTGCACAAGGCAGGTCTTATAAGGGGTGGGAATTTAAATAATGCCATAGTAATTGTCGATAGAAAGCTCCACAAAAAAGACATTGAGTCATTAAAAAAACTTTTGAGCATTAAAGGAAAAGTTAGTGTGCCAAGCTCGGGCATACTTAACGGGAAAAGATTGAGATTTGAGAACGAACCCGTGAGGCACAAAACGCTCGATCTTATCGGGGACCTGGCACTTCTCGGCGTTCCGATAAAAGCACATGTCCTTGCCGCTCGAAGTGGGCACGAAGCGAATATCGAATTGGTGAAGAAACTTTTCAAGTATCAGGAAAAGAAAAAACTTGCAGCAAAGTTCCAATCGAGCAGCAAGAGCGGAGAAATAATTGATATACGGGCCATTGAGAAAATCCTACCGCACCGCTACCCGTTCCTTCTCATAGATCGCATTATTGATATAACTCCCGGAAAAAAAGTTGTCGCTATCAAATCAGTCACAAGAAACGAACCTTTTTTCAATGGACATTTTCCTGATCGTCCTATATTTCCGGGTGTCTTGATTGTTGAGGCGATGGCTCAAGCAGGAGGTTTTCTCTTATTAAATTACGATGAAAATCCCAGTGGGAAACTCGTTTACTTTACCGGAATAGATAATGCCAAATTCAGAAAACCGGTGATTCCGGGAGACCAAATGAGACTTGAGGTCGAGGTGATCAAAATGTACAAATCCACAACTAAAATGAAAGGGAAGGCTTACGTCGAAGGCAAAGTGGTGGCATCAGCTGAAATGACCGCTATTATTGTTGACGCTGAAAAGTAACGATGTCTGTAGAAGTACACCCAACCGCCATAGTTCATAAGAACGCCGAATTAGGTGATGGGGTCATTGTAGGCCCTTTCACCGTTATAGAAAAAAACACGGTCGTAGGGAAGGGTACCAAAATATCCTCTCATGTCTCTATAGCCGATGGTTGTCGAATTGGAGAAAATTGTATTATCCATAAAGGTGCCGTATTGGCATCTGTGCCGCAGGATCTAAAGTTTGAAGGAGAGGAGACGATCCTGGAGGTTGGAAATGGCACAACGATAAGGGAATTCGTAACGGTGAATAGAGGCACTTCAGCCTCAGGAAAGACCGTAATAGGAAAAAACACGTTGATTATGGCGTATGTCCATATTGCTCATGATTGTTTAATAGGAGATAATGTTATAATAGCGAATTCAGTAAATATGGGCGGCCACGTCGAGATTGAGGATAATGTTACCGTTGGAGGTATGGTGCCGATACATCAGTTTGTTAAGATAGGAACATTTGCGTTTATCGGCGGCGGGTATAGGGTTCCAAAGGACGTGCCTCCATATGTTCTTGCCGCAGGAGAGCCGTTGGTATATAGAACATTGAACCTTATCGGATTAAAACGTAGTGGTTTTTCCCGCGACGCAATATCAAAATTATCCAAGGGTTACAAATTGATCTATAATAAGAAAACTTCTTTGGAAGAAGGTCTTTCGCAGTTGAAGAGCAATGGCGAACTGACAACGGAATTGCAAAAGGCAGTAGATTTTTTTGAGAGTTCATCCCGTGGCATTATCGGTTCGGAATAATTGGCGACTGCTGTCTAAAGGCAGCTCATCCGGTGCATATAATATGGCGCTTGATTATGCGCTCACTCAGGCAGGTGATGAAAATAACATATTGCGATTATATGGATGGAACCCTCGTGCTATTTCCATCGGATTCCATCAATCCCCATACATTGTTGACATAGAACGGTGCAAGAAGGATGGAATAGATATTGTGAGAAGACCAACGGGCGGCAGGGCGATTCTCCACGACAATGAAGTTACGTATTCACTTATATTGCGGGGCGGCGAATTTAATTTTGAAGAAGTATATTCTAAAGTTCATCTCGCAATAGCGGCAGCTATATTAAAATTAGGTATTGAGGTTAATTTAGTTGATACAAAACCGTCTAAAGGACAATTGAACCCGGGTTCGGGAAAAAGCACCTGCTTTACTTCAGCGGCAAAAACAGAATTGGAATACAAAGGTAGAAAGATAGTTGGCAGCGCAGGAAGGCAATACAAAGAAGCGCTTCTTATTCACGGTTCGATATTATTAGGAAGCGAGCATAAGGATATAATTAATTACCTGCACCTGCCGGATAAAAAACGAAATATTGTAAGATCGGCTCTGGCTTCAAAAACTTCCGATCTTACCACGATATTAGGTAGGCGGGTAGATGCCGAAAAAATGGTTGAGAATTTGATAAAATCGTTTTCAAATATATTTCAAGCCAAATTTAAAGAATACTTCCTGTCCGAAGAAACAGTGGATAAAACCCGGGAGTATCATAACAAATTTGATCTGTTGTATGAATCGTCCAACGCAGAAGCTGCATGAAGTGGCGTTCGATTTTAACAGGCGTAATTTTACTGATTAGTTCTAATATCGGCGCTCAGGATCTTGATTTAAATTCTCAATCTGATGCGTTTTTCAGGTCTAAAGTTGACCCGTTAGCGAAAATGTTACCCCTGATAATGGGTGGATTCTTCTCGGGAGATGTGGGTTTTTTATCTTTGGGTCAATTCCGGTTAAGCGTCCATAATGCGCTGAACCTACCATCTGATAAGCTTTCTGTGGGAGCTATGGAAGGGGTAACTCAATTTAATCTCCCCATATTTTATGCGGCGCTTGGGATTG encodes:
- the bamA gene encoding outer membrane protein assembly factor BamA — its product is MKEFMKSNAGTSSTDCGNRNILSGLKLFALLLILLYAVSPIQAQEKVKIFNVDVMGNKGASANVIIRNSGLVAGKSISGDDIKDAITRLWAMKIFADVQISIEKQVSEGLFLLIKVEEYPKIDKYELKGNKKLNDDKLEDAVTFFRGQRITPHMEIRTIRALKEIYHKKGYLLVEISTERIPAEKEDYIIVRFNINEGSKVKIRGIKFKGAENFSESKLKKQLKKTREKGTLRFWRSGNFDKEEYEADKKNLIQFYKNNGFRDAEILKDSLYYDEKREKLYLDITIREGKRYTLGKLTFKNNKLFTEDELSIALGLKEGDDYSAENIDFAVFDRLTGIYMDKGNLYVNIDPKQSPVGDDVVDIEFVIDENQKVFVRNINIYGNTKTKEKVIRREMKIFPGDVFSRSKLMRSQREIFILNYFSNVIPNIRPVDEDQIDIELSVEEKQTDRANASAGFSQRDGAIGSIGVDFNNFIGNGQVLSFSWQFGSVFRSFSIGFTEPWLFDTPTLAGFRVFSTRRRGVFFPLDQSEIGGSVNLGRRFRWPDDYFRGNASFRFAKRKFDNITDRGILDQLVPPSRSAGISDDEIGNVVIETQQRRLTFVLTRDSRDRPEFPTQGSVFTLVSQISGGPIGGDEDFFKSIFSVDWYTPLFWKFVLLNRYKYGAIRTFSSDAFIPFDEFFFMGGSGLTIGEPLRGYDDRTVGPPSPTSSVFALGGKVLSKFSIELRFPIAPNPVIFGLLFYEGGNTWIDIKSANIFDLRKSAGFGMRMFMPLVGLIGFDLGFGFDDLSVPGVREGWKVHFQFGRQF
- the lpxA gene encoding acyl-ACP--UDP-N-acetylglucosamine O-acyltransferase, with translation MSVEVHPTAIVHKNAELGDGVIVGPFTVIEKNTVVGKGTKISSHVSIADGCRIGENCIIHKGAVLASVPQDLKFEGEETILEVGNGTTIREFVTVNRGTSASGKTVIGKNTLIMAYVHIAHDCLIGDNVIIANSVNMGGHVEIEDNVTVGGMVPIHQFVKIGTFAFIGGGYRVPKDVPPYVLAAGEPLVYRTLNLIGLKRSGFSRDAISKLSKGYKLIYNKKTSLEEGLSQLKSNGELTTELQKAVDFFESSSRGIIGSE
- a CDS encoding bifunctional UDP-3-O-[3-hydroxymyristoyl] N-acetylglucosamine deacetylase/3-hydroxyacyl-ACP dehydratase, whose translation is MSDYQRTISNPVHFSGIGLHTGLKSRVTFRPAPVNHGIRFVRTDMENSPEVIPHIKNVVDLQRGTSIEQKGVRIHTVEHVLSALAGLQIDNVYVELTNKEPPVGDGSAKPFVDVLLKAGIVEQSALREYLYIDEPITVVQPNRDAEIVVLPSDEFRVTFLVDYENSAIGKKYTSMYSLEKEYVKEFAPARTFCFLHEVEELHKAGLIRGGNLNNAIVIVDRKLHKKDIESLKKLLSIKGKVSVPSSGILNGKRLRFENEPVRHKTLDLIGDLALLGVPIKAHVLAARSGHEANIELVKKLFKYQEKKKLAAKFQSSSKSGEIIDIRAIEKILPHRYPFLLIDRIIDITPGKKVVAIKSVTRNEPFFNGHFPDRPIFPGVLIVEAMAQAGGFLLLNYDENPSGKLVYFTGIDNAKFRKPVIPGDQMRLEVEVIKMYKSTTKMKGKAYVEGKVVASAEMTAIIVDAEK
- a CDS encoding isoprenyl transferase — its product is MDGNGRWAKSRGLPRFAGHREGIKSVKEIVEACGQLGVENLTLFTFSEENWQRPRREVSALMKLLLRTIRRELTDLMENDVVISTIGKLDDLPSDAAKEMRRATESTKNNNGLKLHLALSYGSRSEIVNAVRNITEAVQKGTIKIGDINEKMFADFLYTKDIPDPDLLIRTSGEARISNFLLWQLAYTELYITDTHWPDFRRTQLYDAITDYFGRERRFGLVSEQLQELKEV
- a CDS encoding OmpH family outer membrane protein yields the protein MPMKKYNKVLLVFVTIFFFSDLTYAQGKIGYIDSELIFERFEEFKFARQKFEQDAANAEKDLQKLWAQLDSLQIEREKGRFTWSRSRLADKDSEIAAKQNIIRMSTENIFGPGGTIYKSQRQISQKAMDDIIIALSEIAAEEGYDMVLDAARGSIPFKKSEDNLTDKVVERLRTGIGKTGGN
- the lpxD gene encoding UDP-3-O-(3-hydroxymyristoyl)glucosamine N-acyltransferase, with translation MSINLSELSDLLQGTLIGKGSISIDGIAEIKSAVSGQITFIAGKKYEAQLAESKASAVIISYEMDSPSIPAILVSDIQLAKAKTLQYFNPSEDVEAHIDTKAIIDEDAVIGDGCYVGAGSVIKSGAVLGNKCNIMENVFIDSGVRLGDECVINPGVVLSYKVTIGNRVNIGSGTVIGGEGFGYLPDGNIIMKVPQVGNVVVEDDVSIGANCCVDRGTMGTTLIRKGAKLDNLIQIGHNVEIGENTIMAAFAGISGSTVVGSGVLMGGQVGIIGHVKIGDGVKIAAKSGIMKSFPKGVTISGIPARPHKENLSKDANIGRVPKLSKRIKELEQEVDNLKNRLNKNE
- a CDS encoding lipoate--protein ligase family protein, which codes for MRVHPVALSVRNNWRLLSKGSSSGAYNMALDYALTQAGDENNILRLYGWNPRAISIGFHQSPYIVDIERCKKDGIDIVRRPTGGRAILHDNEVTYSLILRGGEFNFEEVYSKVHLAIAAAILKLGIEVNLVDTKPSKGQLNPGSGKSTCFTSAAKTELEYKGRKIVGSAGRQYKEALLIHGSILLGSEHKDIINYLHLPDKKRNIVRSALASKTSDLTTILGRRVDAEKMVENLIKSFSNIFQAKFKEYFLSEETVDKTREYHNKFDLLYESSNAEAA
- a CDS encoding OmpH family outer membrane protein; the protein is MNKMKIIPVLLIMMSVEAYSQQVKIGYVDKVKVLTELDSWKDADKRLMKMKEDAEYELIGMTTEADSLNKVLQNQMMLTDAMRTQIQSRIVKLSQDYQRVGVTRQQELIQTENSLKSPILKAFDEIVRDLGIKEDFTFIYDNTINSIMFASGGRDLTEQVLFELRKNYK